Proteins found in one Myxococcaceae bacterium JPH2 genomic segment:
- a CDS encoding multidrug efflux RND transporter permease subunit — protein MNLSAPFIARPIATSLLALGTALLGALAFTLLPVAPLPQVEFPTISVQAALPGASPRVMATSVATPLERQLGRIAGITQMTSSSGLGSTSIVVQFDLSRNIDGAARDVQAAINAARGNLPANLPNNPTYRKVNPADAPILLLALTSDTYTRGQMYDVASTRLQQKLAQVKGVGQVIVGGGALPAVRVEVNPTAVNKLGLGLDGVRTAIAAQNANRPKGQLEEGPRAYSVTATDQLFTAAQYKAITVLSQDGSRVRLEDVADVTDDNVEDVHSLGLANGKQAVLLVIFKQPGANVIDTVDAIRELLPTFQASLPAGIDTAVTMDRTTTIRASLHDVEVTLVLAIALVIFVVFVFLGSARATLIPSVAVPLSLLGTFAAMYLLGYSLDNLSMMALTISTGFVVDDAIVVLEDIQRHLEEGLPPLEAALRGAREVGFTVLSMSISLIAVFIPILLMGGIVGRLFREFAVTLSVAIFVSLLVSLTVTPVMCSRLLRSPVRGAKKPSRFMRPFERMREGYARSLSWALAHPGLLLFVMAAAIVLNGYLFVVVPKGFFPQQDTGRISATVQAEQDISFEALSRKFIEYARIIGADPAVEAVSGSVGGSGSSSNSGSFFVTLKPLAERKVSADTVINRLRGKLARVPGSSLFMQSAQDLVIGGRQGGAQFQYTLSSDNLSVLTTWAPRVMERLQQVPGLADINSDQRDHGLEAFVTVDHDTASRFGITAAAIDSTLYDAFGQRQVSTMYTERNQYHVVMVVQKQYWQRPESLDVVYVRGSEGQQVPLSAFATFAPASTLLSVNHQGQFPSATLSFNLLPGASLGTVVSAVEEAVHQMVLPAGIRGNFSGTAQAFQSSLASEPLLIAAALFAVYVVLGILYESTLHPITILSTLPSAGVGALLALLVCRLDLSIIALIGIILLIGIVKKNAIMMIDFALSEERGGASPRDAIFRAAQLRLRPILMTTMAALLGALPLALGTGVGSELRRPLGIAIVGGLCVSQVLTLYTTPVIYLTLDRLGIRARRLVRGAPRAAAP, from the coding sequence ATGAACCTCTCGGCGCCCTTCATCGCGCGGCCCATCGCCACGTCGCTGCTCGCGCTGGGCACGGCGCTGTTGGGGGCGCTCGCCTTCACGCTGCTGCCTGTCGCGCCGCTGCCGCAGGTGGAGTTCCCGACCATCAGCGTGCAGGCCGCGCTGCCGGGCGCGAGCCCTCGGGTCATGGCGACCTCCGTGGCCACGCCGTTGGAGCGGCAGCTCGGGCGCATCGCGGGCATCACGCAGATGACGTCCTCGAGCGGGCTCGGCTCCACGAGCATCGTCGTGCAGTTCGACCTGTCGCGGAACATCGACGGCGCCGCGCGGGACGTGCAGGCCGCCATCAACGCCGCGCGCGGCAATCTGCCGGCCAACCTGCCAAACAACCCGACCTACCGGAAGGTGAATCCGGCGGACGCGCCCATCCTGTTGCTCGCGCTCACGTCGGATACGTACACGCGCGGCCAGATGTATGACGTGGCCTCCACGCGCCTCCAACAGAAGCTGGCGCAGGTGAAGGGCGTGGGGCAGGTCATCGTGGGCGGTGGCGCGCTGCCGGCCGTGCGCGTGGAGGTGAACCCCACCGCGGTGAACAAGCTGGGGCTCGGCCTGGATGGTGTTCGCACCGCCATCGCCGCGCAGAACGCGAACCGGCCCAAGGGCCAGCTGGAGGAGGGGCCTCGCGCCTACAGCGTCACCGCGACGGATCAGCTCTTCACGGCGGCGCAGTACAAGGCCATCACCGTGCTGTCCCAGGACGGGTCGCGGGTGCGGCTGGAGGACGTGGCGGACGTCACGGACGACAACGTGGAGGACGTGCACAGCCTGGGGCTGGCGAACGGCAAGCAGGCCGTGCTGCTCGTCATCTTCAAGCAGCCCGGGGCCAACGTCATCGACACCGTGGATGCCATCCGCGAGCTGCTGCCCACCTTCCAGGCGTCACTGCCCGCGGGCATCGACACGGCGGTGACGATGGACCGGACGACCACGATTCGCGCCTCGCTGCACGACGTCGAGGTGACGCTCGTGCTGGCCATCGCCCTGGTCATCTTCGTGGTGTTCGTGTTCCTCGGCAGCGCTCGCGCGACGTTGATTCCGAGCGTGGCGGTCCCGCTGTCGCTCCTCGGCACCTTCGCGGCGATGTACCTGCTGGGCTACAGCCTGGACAACCTGTCGATGATGGCGCTGACCATCTCCACGGGTTTTGTCGTGGACGACGCCATCGTGGTGTTGGAGGACATCCAGCGTCACCTGGAAGAGGGGCTCCCCCCGTTGGAGGCCGCGCTGCGAGGCGCGCGCGAGGTGGGCTTCACGGTGCTGTCGATGAGCATCTCGCTCATCGCCGTGTTCATCCCCATCCTCCTGATGGGAGGCATCGTCGGGCGCCTGTTCCGCGAGTTCGCCGTCACCCTGTCGGTGGCCATCTTCGTCTCGCTGCTGGTGTCGCTCACCGTGACGCCGGTGATGTGCTCCCGACTGCTGCGTTCACCCGTCCGAGGCGCGAAGAAGCCCTCGCGCTTCATGCGTCCCTTCGAGCGCATGCGGGAAGGCTATGCGCGCAGCTTGAGCTGGGCGCTCGCGCACCCGGGGCTCCTGCTGTTCGTCATGGCCGCGGCCATCGTGCTGAATGGGTACTTGTTCGTCGTCGTGCCCAAGGGCTTCTTTCCCCAGCAGGACACGGGGCGCATCAGCGCGACCGTCCAGGCCGAGCAGGACATCTCGTTCGAGGCGCTGTCGCGCAAGTTCATCGAGTACGCGCGCATCATCGGCGCGGATCCGGCGGTCGAGGCGGTCTCGGGCTCGGTGGGTGGCTCAGGCAGTTCGTCGAACTCGGGGTCCTTCTTCGTCACGCTCAAGCCGCTGGCGGAGCGGAAGGTCTCCGCGGACACGGTCATCAACCGGCTCCGAGGAAAGCTCGCGCGAGTGCCCGGCTCATCACTGTTCATGCAGTCCGCGCAGGACCTGGTGATTGGCGGGCGGCAGGGTGGGGCGCAGTTCCAGTACACCCTGTCCTCGGACAACCTGTCGGTGCTGACGACCTGGGCGCCTCGGGTGATGGAGCGGCTGCAGCAGGTGCCAGGGCTCGCCGACATCAACAGCGATCAGCGCGACCATGGGCTGGAGGCGTTCGTCACGGTCGACCATGACACGGCCTCTCGCTTCGGCATCACCGCCGCGGCGATCGACAGCACGCTCTACGACGCCTTCGGGCAGCGGCAGGTGTCGACGATGTACACCGAGCGCAACCAGTACCACGTGGTCATGGTGGTCCAGAAACAGTACTGGCAGCGCCCCGAGAGCCTCGACGTCGTCTATGTCCGAGGGAGCGAAGGCCAGCAGGTTCCCCTGTCCGCGTTCGCGACCTTCGCGCCCGCTTCGACGCTGTTGTCGGTGAACCACCAGGGACAGTTCCCCTCGGCGACCCTCTCGTTCAACCTCCTGCCGGGGGCCTCGCTGGGCACGGTGGTGAGCGCGGTGGAGGAGGCCGTCCACCAGATGGTCCTGCCCGCGGGGATTCGCGGCAACTTCAGCGGGACGGCGCAGGCGTTCCAGTCCTCGCTCGCATCGGAGCCCCTGCTCATCGCGGCGGCGCTGTTCGCTGTCTATGTGGTGCTCGGCATCCTGTACGAGAGCACGCTGCACCCCATCACCATCCTGTCCACGCTGCCTTCCGCGGGAGTGGGGGCGCTGCTCGCGCTGCTCGTGTGCCGGTTGGACCTGTCCATCATCGCGTTGATCGGCATCATCTTGCTGATCGGCATCGTGAAGAAGAACGCCATCATGATGATCGACTTCGCGCTGTCGGAGGAGCGCGGCGGCGCGAGCCCGCGTGACGCCATCTTCCGCGCGGCGCAGCTGCGGCTTCGGCCCATCTTGATGACGACCATGGCCGCGTTGCTGGGGGCGCTGCCGCTCGCGTTGGGGACGGGCGTGGGATCGGAGCTTCGGCGACCGTTGGGCATCGCCATTGTCGGTGGACTCTGCGTGAGCCAGGTGCTGACCCTCTACACGACGCCGGTCATCTACCTGACCCTCGATCGGCTGGGGATCCGGGCACGGCGGCTCGTGCGCGGAGCCCCGCGCGCCGCGGCCCCTTGA
- a CDS encoding multidrug efflux RND transporter permease subunit, translating into MSEPFILRPIATSLLMIALLLAGVLAYRLLPVSALPEVNYPTIQIMTFYPGASPDVMATAITAPLERQFGQMPGLDQMTSSSSGGASVITLQFTLTMSLDIAEQQVQAAINAASNLLPSDLPNPPVYNKVNPADTPVITLALTSDVMPLPKVEDLADTRLAQKLSQLPGVGLVSISGGQRPAVRIQANATALSARGLTLENIRTAVATANVNTPKGSFDGPRQSFTVNSNDQLLTSTDYAPLILAYRNGAPVRLTDVARVFDGAENARQAAWMNAVPAVILNVQRQPGANVIAVVDSVKKLLPQLQATLPATVKVAVLTDRTTTIRASVHDVQVDLMLSIALVVLVIFLFLRNLPATFIPSVAVPLSLVGTFGAMYLLGFSLNNLTLMALTIATGFVVDDAIVMIENISRYIEGGAPPMEAALKGAKQIGFTILSLTVSLIAVLIPLLFMGDVVGRLFREFAITLAVTILLSAVVSLTLTPMLCARLLRHHAPGSESRFERTMADAFQWLVARYDVALTWVLRHQPVTLLIALGTLVLTGVLFWSIPKGFFPVQDTGVLQGISEAPQSISFSAMAERQQALAHVVLQDPAVESLTSFIGVDGTNTTLNSGRLLINLKPLSQRDESATQVIQRLSGPLAQVPGIALYLTPVQDLTIDTRVSRTQYQYSLSSPDTAEVSSWTGRLVDYLRGQPELGQVSSDLQDEGLRMNLDLDRDTASRLGITPQQVDDALYDAFGQRQVSTIFTQLNQYHVVLEVLPEQQRATQPMDGLYLQSAAGLPVPLSAFTRVSSGVGPLTINRQGQFPVAIVSFNPEPGTSLSEVVRVFDRAKASLGVPLSVQTQFEGTARTFQDSLANEGFLVLAAVVVVYLVLGILYESYIHPLTILSTLPSAGMGALLALWLCAIDLGVIALIGVILLIGIVMKNAIMMIDFALEAERVHGRSAEEAIHEACLLRFRPILMTTLASMLGAVPLALGSGMGAELRRPLGIAIIGGLTVSQLLTLFTTPVIYIGFDHLSRRFTRGTSRRGGMTPPREAPSE; encoded by the coding sequence ATGTCCGAGCCCTTCATCCTGCGCCCCATCGCGACGTCGCTGTTGATGATCGCGCTCCTGCTCGCCGGGGTGCTCGCGTACCGCTTGTTGCCCGTCTCGGCGCTGCCCGAGGTCAATTACCCGACCATCCAGATCATGACCTTCTATCCGGGCGCGAGCCCGGACGTGATGGCCACCGCCATCACCGCGCCGCTGGAGCGGCAGTTCGGCCAGATGCCTGGCTTGGATCAGATGACCTCGTCGAGTTCCGGCGGGGCCTCGGTCATCACCCTCCAGTTCACGCTGACCATGAGCCTGGACATCGCCGAGCAGCAGGTGCAGGCCGCCATCAACGCGGCCTCGAACCTGCTCCCGAGCGACCTGCCCAACCCGCCCGTCTACAACAAGGTGAACCCCGCGGACACACCCGTCATCACCCTGGCGCTGACGTCCGATGTGATGCCTCTGCCGAAGGTGGAGGACCTGGCCGACACGCGGCTCGCGCAGAAGCTGTCGCAACTTCCGGGCGTGGGGTTGGTGAGCATCAGCGGCGGACAGCGGCCCGCCGTGCGCATCCAGGCCAACGCCACGGCGCTCTCCGCGCGCGGCCTCACCCTGGAGAACATCCGCACGGCCGTGGCCACGGCGAACGTCAACACGCCCAAGGGGAGCTTCGACGGACCGCGCCAGTCCTTCACGGTCAACTCGAACGACCAGTTGCTCACCAGCACGGACTACGCGCCGCTCATCCTCGCGTATCGCAATGGCGCGCCGGTGCGGCTGACGGACGTGGCGCGGGTGTTCGACGGCGCGGAGAACGCGAGACAGGCCGCGTGGATGAACGCCGTCCCCGCGGTCATCCTCAACGTGCAGCGTCAGCCCGGCGCGAACGTCATCGCCGTGGTGGACAGCGTGAAGAAGCTGCTGCCCCAGCTCCAGGCCACGCTCCCCGCGACGGTGAAGGTCGCCGTGCTGACCGACCGCACGACGACCATCCGAGCCTCCGTGCACGACGTGCAGGTGGACTTGATGTTGTCCATCGCCCTGGTCGTGCTGGTCATCTTCCTGTTCCTGCGCAACCTGCCCGCCACGTTCATCCCCAGCGTGGCCGTGCCGCTGTCGCTGGTAGGGACCTTTGGCGCGATGTACCTGCTGGGGTTCTCACTCAACAACCTGACGCTCATGGCGCTCACCATCGCGACGGGCTTCGTCGTCGACGACGCCATCGTGATGATCGAGAACATCAGCCGCTACATCGAAGGGGGCGCACCGCCGATGGAGGCCGCGCTGAAGGGGGCGAAGCAGATTGGCTTCACCATCCTCTCGCTCACCGTCTCCCTCATCGCCGTCCTGATTCCGCTCCTCTTCATGGGGGACGTTGTCGGGCGGCTCTTCCGCGAGTTCGCCATCACCTTGGCGGTGACCATCCTGCTGTCCGCCGTGGTGTCCCTGACGCTCACACCCATGCTGTGCGCTCGCCTGCTGCGGCACCACGCACCGGGGAGTGAGAGCCGCTTCGAGCGCACGATGGCGGATGCCTTCCAGTGGCTCGTGGCGCGTTACGACGTCGCGTTGACCTGGGTGCTGCGACACCAGCCGGTGACGCTGCTCATCGCGCTGGGCACGCTGGTGCTCACGGGGGTGCTGTTCTGGTCCATCCCCAAGGGCTTCTTCCCGGTACAGGACACCGGTGTCCTCCAGGGCATCAGCGAGGCACCCCAGTCCATCTCCTTCTCCGCCATGGCCGAGCGGCAGCAAGCGCTGGCGCACGTCGTATTGCAGGACCCCGCGGTGGAGAGCCTCACGTCGTTCATCGGCGTGGATGGGACGAACACCACGCTCAACAGCGGCCGGCTGTTGATCAACCTCAAGCCACTGTCGCAGCGAGACGAGTCGGCCACGCAGGTCATCCAGCGCTTGAGCGGACCGCTCGCGCAGGTGCCGGGCATCGCGCTGTATCTGACTCCGGTGCAGGACCTCACCATCGACACGCGGGTGAGCCGCACGCAGTACCAGTACAGCCTCAGCTCACCGGACACGGCCGAGGTCTCCTCCTGGACCGGGCGGCTGGTGGACTACCTGCGCGGGCAGCCCGAGCTGGGACAGGTATCCAGCGACCTCCAAGATGAAGGGCTCCGGATGAACCTGGACCTCGATCGCGACACCGCCTCGCGTCTGGGCATCACGCCGCAGCAGGTGGACGACGCGCTGTATGACGCCTTCGGCCAGCGTCAGGTCTCCACCATCTTCACGCAGCTCAATCAGTACCACGTGGTGCTGGAGGTCCTGCCGGAGCAGCAGCGCGCCACGCAGCCCATGGACGGGCTCTATCTCCAATCGGCGGCGGGCCTGCCCGTGCCCCTGTCTGCCTTCACGCGCGTGTCCTCGGGGGTGGGGCCGCTCACCATCAACCGACAGGGCCAGTTCCCGGTCGCCATCGTCTCTTTCAATCCCGAGCCCGGCACCTCGCTGTCGGAGGTCGTCCGCGTGTTCGACCGGGCGAAGGCGAGCCTGGGCGTCCCGTTGTCGGTGCAGACCCAGTTCGAGGGCACGGCGCGCACGTTCCAGGACTCACTGGCCAACGAGGGCTTCCTCGTTCTGGCCGCCGTCGTGGTCGTCTACCTGGTGCTGGGCATCCTGTACGAGTCGTACATCCACCCGCTCACCATCCTCTCCACGCTGCCGTCGGCGGGGATGGGGGCGCTGCTCGCGCTGTGGCTGTGCGCCATCGACCTGGGCGTCATCGCCCTCATCGGCGTCATCCTGCTCATCGGCATCGTGATGAAGAACGCCATCATGATGATCGACTTCGCGCTGGAGGCGGAGCGCGTCCACGGGCGGAGCGCGGAGGAGGCGATCCACGAGGCGTGCCTCCTGCGCTTTCGTCCCATCCTCATGACGACGCTCGCGTCGATGCTCGGCGCGGTGCCGCTCGCGCTGGGCAGTGGCATGGGCGCGGAGCTTCGGCGGCCCTTGGGCATCGCCATCATCGGCGGGCTGACGGTGAGTCAGCTGCTGACGCTCTTCACCACGCCGGTCATCTACATCGGCTTCGACCATCTCTCGCGGCGGTTCACGCGAGGCACGTCGCGGCGCGGGGGGATGACGCCCCCGAGAGAGGCGCCCTCGGAATGA
- a CDS encoding MdtA/MuxA family multidrug efflux RND transporter periplasmic adaptor subunit, which yields MGVLLARRHEAGSVEKAAGARGTGRPQPVVSAVARTRDVPVHLAGLGAVTPTSTVTVRTRVDGQLMRVAFREGQLVQEGDLLAEIDPRPFQVQLEQALGQLHRDEALLANARVDLERYTTLFSQDSVSQQTLQTQKALVHQYEGNVKADRGTVASARLNLTYARVTAPVSGRVGLRQVDPGNIVHSADANGLVVVNAVQPIAVLFSVPEDRVPEILSRLSTGQTLAVRAFDRTGTKLLATGTLLTVDNQIDPTTGTVRLKATFPNTDFALFPQQFVNAWLMIDTLRGATVVPTAAIQHGVNGAFVYRVQSNDTVEVVPVKTGPSEGDDTVVSTGVQPGDIVVVEGADKLTNGAHVQLQSRAPGPAVGGSGRDGGQEEPAGVAPDGGR from the coding sequence GTGGGGGTTCTCCTCGCGCGCCGGCACGAGGCCGGGTCCGTTGAGAAAGCGGCTGGGGCTCGCGGCACCGGCCGGCCGCAGCCTGTCGTGTCCGCGGTGGCTCGCACGCGCGATGTGCCGGTGCACCTCGCGGGGCTCGGCGCCGTGACGCCCACCAGCACCGTCACCGTGCGGACGCGTGTGGATGGACAGCTCATGCGGGTCGCGTTTCGCGAAGGGCAGCTCGTCCAAGAGGGCGACCTCCTGGCCGAGATTGATCCGCGCCCGTTTCAGGTCCAGCTCGAACAGGCGCTCGGACAGCTCCATCGCGACGAAGCCCTGCTGGCGAACGCACGGGTGGACCTCGAGCGCTACACCACGCTGTTCAGCCAGGACTCCGTCTCCCAACAGACGCTGCAGACGCAGAAGGCGCTGGTGCACCAGTACGAGGGCAACGTGAAGGCGGACCGAGGCACGGTCGCTTCGGCCCGGCTGAATCTCACCTACGCCCGCGTCACCGCTCCCGTCAGCGGGCGAGTGGGCTTGCGACAGGTGGACCCCGGCAACATCGTCCACTCGGCCGACGCGAATGGGCTGGTGGTGGTCAACGCCGTGCAGCCCATCGCGGTGCTCTTCTCCGTGCCCGAGGACCGAGTGCCGGAGATTCTCTCGCGGCTGTCCACGGGACAGACTCTGGCGGTCCGTGCGTTCGATCGCACCGGGACGAAGCTGCTCGCGACCGGGACACTCCTCACGGTCGACAATCAGATCGACCCGACGACGGGGACCGTCCGACTGAAGGCGACGTTTCCCAACACAGACTTCGCGCTGTTCCCGCAGCAGTTCGTCAACGCGTGGTTGATGATCGACACCCTGCGCGGCGCGACGGTGGTGCCCACCGCGGCCATCCAGCACGGCGTGAACGGGGCCTTCGTCTACCGCGTTCAGTCGAACGACACCGTCGAGGTGGTGCCGGTGAAGACCGGACCCTCGGAGGGGGATGACACGGTCGTGTCCACGGGAGTCCAGCCTGGGGACATCGTGGTCGTCGAGGGCGCGGACAAGCTCACGAACGGCGCCCACGTGCAGCTTCAGTCGCGAGCCCCCGGTCCCGCCGTGGGTGGCAGCGGCCGAGATGGCGGCCAGGAGGAGCCCGCCGGCGTCGCGCCGGATGGCGGTCGGTGA
- a CDS encoding sigma 54-interacting transcriptional regulator, with the protein MTPPERPSGSARPASSSEDPQQTLPVGTRRPGATGAVRRFRFTVLEGPQPGFFRESSADTYSLGSHALNDLVIEEPTVSRFHCEVKVDRDGARVRDLDSRNGTILDGVHVREAFLRGGSVLRLGRVSVRFDFSPESNRLLISERTVFGDLVGTSVVARVSFALMERAAASDATVLLEGETGTGKSRAALAIHRASARAAGPFLTLDCGAIPANLLESELFGHEKGAFTGALQRRVGAFEEADGGTIFLDEIGELPAELQPKLLRVLEEGEIRRLGSNTYQPVNVRVIAATNRDLRAEVNGGRFRSDLFFRLAVLRILIPSLRERPEDIALITERILASLGATPAQVESLSAPDFVAQLQRAAWPGNVRELRNHLERCLVFQDAMPPSSEEVGASPGVAQTAIDPKLPYAEARRRALESFEREYLDALLALHQGKVAQAASAADMDRVYLYRLLRRHGLKV; encoded by the coding sequence ATGACTCCTCCCGAGCGGCCATCTGGCTCCGCGCGCCCCGCCTCCAGCTCCGAGGATCCGCAGCAGACGTTGCCTGTTGGGACCCGGCGCCCCGGCGCCACCGGCGCGGTCCGGCGCTTCCGGTTCACCGTGTTGGAGGGCCCGCAGCCTGGGTTCTTCCGCGAGTCCAGCGCGGACACCTACTCGCTGGGCTCGCACGCCCTCAATGACCTGGTCATCGAGGAGCCCACCGTGTCGCGCTTCCACTGCGAAGTGAAAGTGGATCGGGACGGGGCGCGGGTGCGCGACCTGGACAGTCGCAACGGCACCATCCTCGACGGCGTGCACGTGCGCGAGGCCTTCCTCCGAGGCGGCAGCGTGCTGCGCCTGGGGCGCGTCAGCGTCCGCTTCGACTTCAGCCCCGAGAGCAACCGCCTGCTCATCTCCGAGCGCACCGTGTTCGGTGACCTGGTGGGAACGTCGGTGGTGGCGCGCGTGAGCTTCGCCCTCATGGAGCGCGCCGCCGCGAGCGACGCCACGGTGCTCCTGGAGGGAGAGACGGGCACGGGCAAGAGCCGCGCGGCGTTGGCCATCCATCGCGCCAGCGCACGGGCCGCGGGCCCCTTCCTCACCCTGGACTGCGGCGCCATTCCCGCGAACCTGCTGGAGAGCGAGCTGTTCGGCCACGAGAAGGGCGCCTTCACCGGGGCCCTGCAGCGCCGCGTGGGCGCGTTCGAGGAGGCGGATGGGGGCACCATCTTCCTCGACGAGATTGGCGAGCTGCCCGCCGAGCTCCAGCCCAAGCTGTTGCGCGTGCTGGAGGAGGGGGAGATCCGCCGGCTGGGCTCGAACACGTATCAACCGGTCAACGTGCGCGTCATCGCCGCCACGAACCGGGACCTGCGCGCCGAGGTGAACGGCGGGCGCTTCCGCTCGGATCTGTTCTTTCGGCTCGCGGTGCTGCGCATCCTCATTCCGTCGCTGCGTGAGCGCCCCGAGGACATCGCGCTCATCACCGAGCGAATCCTGGCTTCATTGGGAGCGACACCCGCGCAGGTGGAGTCGTTGTCCGCGCCGGACTTCGTCGCACAGCTCCAGCGCGCCGCGTGGCCCGGGAACGTGCGTGAGCTGCGCAACCATCTGGAGCGCTGTCTGGTGTTCCAGGACGCCATGCCGCCGTCGTCCGAGGAAGTGGGCGCGTCGCCGGGAGTCGCGCAGACGGCGATCGATCCCAAGCTGCCCTACGCGGAAGCACGGCGCCGGGCCCTGGAGTCCTTCGAGCGCGAGTACCTGGATGCGCTGCTCGCGCTGCACCAGGGCAAGGTGGCGCAGGCCGCGTCGGCGGCGGACATGGACCGGGTGTACCTCTACCGGCTCCTGCGTCGGCACGGCCTCAAGGTGTAG